A part of Calonectris borealis chromosome 30, bCalBor7.hap1.2, whole genome shotgun sequence genomic DNA contains:
- the MARS1 gene encoding methionine--tRNA ligase, cytoplasmic isoform X5 — protein sequence MRLRVAAGGPAALKVLAAAGAAGAPVRLVWDGLLERPLSPLSLPWMPTLELDSGTVLFSPNAICQFFFLARGEDPTDLTNQWLEWEATELQPAASAALYAQLVHGKKGLEAVDALGKLLAHIEQNLSRRGTAYLAGDTKSVADVVVWGTLFPVLRDETSLPSELQVLRTWFQSMTLLEACRKAADSILMPKALLEFKSYLQKQPPPCLATESATSNEPEPSPQEEEGSEHALTEEEITAAVDAWACGVAALPKLWQPQKPVYCRLRNWNTLYVCGTDEYGTATETKAVEEGLTPQEICNKYNAIHADIYRWFNISFDYFGRTTTPYQTTIAQDIFQRLLTHGFLQQDTVEQLRCEDCQRFLADRFVEGTCPFCSYEEARGDQCDKCGKLINAVELKNPQCKLCRGIPVVKPTQHLFLDLPKLEERLAPWLEQSWATGDWTANARYITRSWIRDGLKPRCITRDLKWGTPVPLDGFRDKVFYVWFDAPIGYLSITANYTDQWERWWKNPQQVELYNFMAKDNVPFHSVIFPCSLLGADDNYTLVNHLIATEYLNYEDGKFSKSRGVGVFGDMAKDTGIPADIWRFYLLYLRPEGQDSAFSWSDLMLKNNSELLNNLGNFINRAGMFVCKFFGGTVPNMVLTPDDKRLLARVTLELRQYHQLLEKVRIRDALRCILSISRHGNQYIQVNEPWKRIKGDEKDRQRAGTVTGVAVNMASMLAVLLQPYMPGISLAIQRQLCIPPDCFVLSHNFTCTLPPGHRVGTVSPLFQKLENDQVEALRKRFGGGQPEDLAVEPQAKQTPPASERPPAPVTLVAPGDPQLIQALTEEVAKQGNHVRQLKANKAEKAQVDMEVAKLLELKKQLALAEGKSPEVPVPKGKRKK from the exons ATGCGGCTGCgggtggcggcgggcggccctGCCGCGCTGAAGGTGCtggcggctgccggggccgccggcgCCCCGGTGCGGCTCGTCTGGGACGGCCTCTTAG AGCGGCCCCTCTCCCCGCTGAGCCTCCCGTGGATGCCCACCCTGGAGCTGGACAGCGGCACCGTCCTCTTCTCCCCCAACGCCATCTGCCA GTTCTTCTTCCTGGCCCGCGGGGAGGACCCTACCGACCTCACCAACCAGTGGCTGGAGTGGGAGGCCACTGAGCTGCAG CCGGCTGCCTCAGCTGCCCTGTATGCTCAGCTGGTGCATGGCAAGAAGGGGCTGGAGGCAGTGGACGCCCTGGGGAAGTTGCTGGCTCACATAGAGCAGAACTTATCCAGGAGAGGCACTGCCTACCTCGCTGGG GACACCAAGTCAGTGGCTGATGTGGTTGTGTGGGGTACCTTGTTCCCTGTCCTCCGGGATGAAACCAGCCTGCCAA GTGAGCTGCAGGTGCTGAGGACCTGGTTTCAGAGCATGACACTCTTAGAGGCCTGCAGGAAAGCTGCCGACTCCATTCTGATGCCCAAGGCACTGCTGGAGTTCAAGTCCTACTTGCAGAAGCAGCCTCCACCCTGCCTGGCCACAGAGAGCGCCACCAGTAACGAGCCTGAG CCTTCCCCGCAGGAGGAAGAAGGTTCTGAGCATGCCCTGACGGAGGAGGAAATCACAGCTGCTGTGGATGCCTGGGCCTGCGGTGTTGCAGCACTGCCCAAGCTCTGGCAGCCTCAGAAACCTGT GTACTGCCGCCTGCGGAACTGGAACACGCTGTACGTGTGTGGCACAGACGAGTATGGCACAGCCACTGAGACCAAGGCAGTGGAAGAGGGGCTGACGCCCCAGGAGATCTGCAACAAGTACAACGCCATCCATGCTGACATCTACCGTTGGTTCAACATCTCCTTCGACTATTTTGGCCGCACCACCACACCGTACCAGACCAC GATTGCCCAGGACATTTTCCAGCGCCTGCTGACCCACGGTTTCCTGCAGCAAGACACTGTGGAGCAGCTGCGGTGTGAGGACTGCCAGCGGTTTCTGGCCGACCGCTTTGTGGAGGGCACCTGCCCCTTCTGCAGCTACGAGGAGGCCCGGGGGGACCAATGTGATAAATGTGGCAAACTCATCAATGCTGTGGAGCTGAAG AATCCGCAGTGCAAGCTCTGCAGAGGCATCCCTGTGGTGAAACCCACCCAGCACCTCTTCCTGGACTTACCCAAG CTGGAGGAGCGGCTGGCACCCTGGCTGGAGCAGTCCTGGGCCACAGGGGACTGGACGGCCAACGCTCGCTACATCACTCGTTCCTGGATCCGAGATGGGCTCAAACCCCGCTGCATCACCCGTGACCTGAAGTGGGGCACACCTGTGCCCCTTGATGGCTTCCGTGACAAG GTTTTTTACGTGTGGTTTGATGCTCCCATTGGCTACTTGTCCATTACAGCCAACTACACCGACCAGTGGGAGAGGTGGTGGAAGAACCCACAGCAG GTTGAGCTCTACAACTTCATGGCCAAGGACAACGTCCCATTCCACAGCGTCATATTCCCCTGCTCGCTCCTGGGCGCTGACGACAACTACACCCTGGTGAACCACCTCATTGCTACAG agTACCTGAACTATGAGGATGGAAAGTTTTCCAAGAGCCGGGGTGTAGGAGTGTTTGGGGACATGGCCAAGGACACGGGCATCCCTGCGGACATCTGGCGCTTCTACCTGCTGTACCTGCGGCCCGAAGGGCAGGACAGCGCCTTCTCCTGGAGCGACCTCATGCTCAAGAACAACTCAGAGCTGCTGAACAACCTGGGCAACTTCATCAACAG AGCTGGCATGTTCGTGTGCAAGTTCTTTGGTGGCACTGTCCCCAACATGGTCCTGACACCAGATGACAAGCGGCTCTTGGCCCGTGTCACCCTGGAGCTGCGCCAGTACCACCAGCTGCTGGAGAAAGTCCG CATCCGCGATGCCCTGAGATGTATCCTTAGCATCTCTCGCCATGGCAATCAGTACATCCAGGTGAACGAGCCCTGGAAGCGGATCAAGGGGGATGAAAAGGACAG GCAGCGTGCAGGCACGGTGACCGGTGTGGCAGTGAACATGGCTTCCATGCTGGCTGTCCTGTTACAGCCCTACATGCCCGGTATCAGCTTGGCCATCCAGAGGCAGCTCTGCATCCCCCCAGACTGCTTCGTCCTAAGCCACAACTTCACCTGCACCCTGCCCCCCGGGCATCGCGTGGGCACC GTGAGTCCCCTTTTCCAGAAGCTGGAGAATGACCAGGTTGAAGCCCTGCGCAAGCGCTTCGGGGGAGGGCAG cctGAAGACCTTGCTGTAGAGCCCCAG GCCAAACAGACCCCTCCAGCCTCAGAACGCCCTCCAGCCCCAGTGACCCTCGTGGCTCCAGGTGACCCCCAGCTGATCCAGGCACTGACAGAGGAGGTGGCCAAGCAG ggcaaCCATGTGCGGCAGctgaaggccaacaaggcagagaAGGCCCAGGTCGATATGGAGGTGGCCAAGCTGCTGGAGTTGAAGAAGCAGCTGGCACTAGCAGAGGGCAAAAGCCCTGAAGTCCCCGTGCCCAAGGGGAAGCGGAAGAAGTAG
- the MARS1 gene encoding methionine--tRNA ligase, cytoplasmic isoform X1 yields the protein MRLRVAAGGPAALKVLAAAGAAGAPVRLVWDGLLERPLSPLSLPWMPTLELDSGTVLFSPNAICQFFFLARGEDPTDLTNQWLEWEATELQPAASAALYAQLVHGKKGLEAVDALGKLLAHIEQNLSRRGTAYLAGDTKSVADVVVWGTLFPVLRDETSLPSELQVLRTWFQSMTLLEACRKAADSILMPKALLEFKSYLQKQPPPCLATESATSNEPEPSPQEEEGSEHALTEEEITAAVDAWACGVAALPKLWQPQKPVLPVEGRRNVLITSALPYVNNVPHLGNIIGCVLSADTFARYCRLRNWNTLYVCGTDEYGTATETKAVEEGLTPQEICNKYNAIHADIYRWFNISFDYFGRTTTPYQTTIAQDIFQRLLTHGFLQQDTVEQLRCEDCQRFLADRFVEGTCPFCSYEEARGDQCDKCGKLINAVELKNPQCKLCRGIPVVKPTQHLFLDLPKLEERLAPWLEQSWATGDWTANARYITRSWIRDGLKPRCITRDLKWGTPVPLDGFRDKVFYVWFDAPIGYLSITANYTDQWERWWKNPQQVELYNFMAKDNVPFHSVIFPCSLLGADDNYTLVNHLIATEYLNYEDGKFSKSRGVGVFGDMAKDTGIPADIWRFYLLYLRPEGQDSAFSWSDLMLKNNSELLNNLGNFINRAGMFVCKFFGGTVPNMVLTPDDKRLLARVTLELRQYHQLLEKVRIRDALRCILSISRHGNQYIQVNEPWKRIKGDEKDRQRAGTVTGVAVNMASMLAVLLQPYMPGISLAIQRQLCIPPDCFVLSHNFTCTLPPGHRVGTVSPLFQKLENDQVEALRKRFGGGQPEDLAVEPQAKQTPPASERPPAPVTLVAPGDPQLIQALTEEVAKQGNHVRQLKANKAEKAQVDMEVAKLLELKKQLALAEGKSPEVPVPKGKRKK from the exons ATGCGGCTGCgggtggcggcgggcggccctGCCGCGCTGAAGGTGCtggcggctgccggggccgccggcgCCCCGGTGCGGCTCGTCTGGGACGGCCTCTTAG AGCGGCCCCTCTCCCCGCTGAGCCTCCCGTGGATGCCCACCCTGGAGCTGGACAGCGGCACCGTCCTCTTCTCCCCCAACGCCATCTGCCA GTTCTTCTTCCTGGCCCGCGGGGAGGACCCTACCGACCTCACCAACCAGTGGCTGGAGTGGGAGGCCACTGAGCTGCAG CCGGCTGCCTCAGCTGCCCTGTATGCTCAGCTGGTGCATGGCAAGAAGGGGCTGGAGGCAGTGGACGCCCTGGGGAAGTTGCTGGCTCACATAGAGCAGAACTTATCCAGGAGAGGCACTGCCTACCTCGCTGGG GACACCAAGTCAGTGGCTGATGTGGTTGTGTGGGGTACCTTGTTCCCTGTCCTCCGGGATGAAACCAGCCTGCCAA GTGAGCTGCAGGTGCTGAGGACCTGGTTTCAGAGCATGACACTCTTAGAGGCCTGCAGGAAAGCTGCCGACTCCATTCTGATGCCCAAGGCACTGCTGGAGTTCAAGTCCTACTTGCAGAAGCAGCCTCCACCCTGCCTGGCCACAGAGAGCGCCACCAGTAACGAGCCTGAG CCTTCCCCGCAGGAGGAAGAAGGTTCTGAGCATGCCCTGACGGAGGAGGAAATCACAGCTGCTGTGGATGCCTGGGCCTGCGGTGTTGCAGCACTGCCCAAGCTCTGGCAGCCTCAGAAACCTGT GCTCCCCGTGGAGGGCAGGAGGAATGTCCTGATCACCAGCGCTTTGCCCTATGTGAACAATGTGCCCCACCTTGGCAACATCATTGGCTGTGTCCTCAGTGCCGACACCTTTGCCAG GTACTGCCGCCTGCGGAACTGGAACACGCTGTACGTGTGTGGCACAGACGAGTATGGCACAGCCACTGAGACCAAGGCAGTGGAAGAGGGGCTGACGCCCCAGGAGATCTGCAACAAGTACAACGCCATCCATGCTGACATCTACCGTTGGTTCAACATCTCCTTCGACTATTTTGGCCGCACCACCACACCGTACCAGACCAC GATTGCCCAGGACATTTTCCAGCGCCTGCTGACCCACGGTTTCCTGCAGCAAGACACTGTGGAGCAGCTGCGGTGTGAGGACTGCCAGCGGTTTCTGGCCGACCGCTTTGTGGAGGGCACCTGCCCCTTCTGCAGCTACGAGGAGGCCCGGGGGGACCAATGTGATAAATGTGGCAAACTCATCAATGCTGTGGAGCTGAAG AATCCGCAGTGCAAGCTCTGCAGAGGCATCCCTGTGGTGAAACCCACCCAGCACCTCTTCCTGGACTTACCCAAG CTGGAGGAGCGGCTGGCACCCTGGCTGGAGCAGTCCTGGGCCACAGGGGACTGGACGGCCAACGCTCGCTACATCACTCGTTCCTGGATCCGAGATGGGCTCAAACCCCGCTGCATCACCCGTGACCTGAAGTGGGGCACACCTGTGCCCCTTGATGGCTTCCGTGACAAG GTTTTTTACGTGTGGTTTGATGCTCCCATTGGCTACTTGTCCATTACAGCCAACTACACCGACCAGTGGGAGAGGTGGTGGAAGAACCCACAGCAG GTTGAGCTCTACAACTTCATGGCCAAGGACAACGTCCCATTCCACAGCGTCATATTCCCCTGCTCGCTCCTGGGCGCTGACGACAACTACACCCTGGTGAACCACCTCATTGCTACAG agTACCTGAACTATGAGGATGGAAAGTTTTCCAAGAGCCGGGGTGTAGGAGTGTTTGGGGACATGGCCAAGGACACGGGCATCCCTGCGGACATCTGGCGCTTCTACCTGCTGTACCTGCGGCCCGAAGGGCAGGACAGCGCCTTCTCCTGGAGCGACCTCATGCTCAAGAACAACTCAGAGCTGCTGAACAACCTGGGCAACTTCATCAACAG AGCTGGCATGTTCGTGTGCAAGTTCTTTGGTGGCACTGTCCCCAACATGGTCCTGACACCAGATGACAAGCGGCTCTTGGCCCGTGTCACCCTGGAGCTGCGCCAGTACCACCAGCTGCTGGAGAAAGTCCG CATCCGCGATGCCCTGAGATGTATCCTTAGCATCTCTCGCCATGGCAATCAGTACATCCAGGTGAACGAGCCCTGGAAGCGGATCAAGGGGGATGAAAAGGACAG GCAGCGTGCAGGCACGGTGACCGGTGTGGCAGTGAACATGGCTTCCATGCTGGCTGTCCTGTTACAGCCCTACATGCCCGGTATCAGCTTGGCCATCCAGAGGCAGCTCTGCATCCCCCCAGACTGCTTCGTCCTAAGCCACAACTTCACCTGCACCCTGCCCCCCGGGCATCGCGTGGGCACC GTGAGTCCCCTTTTCCAGAAGCTGGAGAATGACCAGGTTGAAGCCCTGCGCAAGCGCTTCGGGGGAGGGCAG cctGAAGACCTTGCTGTAGAGCCCCAG GCCAAACAGACCCCTCCAGCCTCAGAACGCCCTCCAGCCCCAGTGACCCTCGTGGCTCCAGGTGACCCCCAGCTGATCCAGGCACTGACAGAGGAGGTGGCCAAGCAG ggcaaCCATGTGCGGCAGctgaaggccaacaaggcagagaAGGCCCAGGTCGATATGGAGGTGGCCAAGCTGCTGGAGTTGAAGAAGCAGCTGGCACTAGCAGAGGGCAAAAGCCCTGAAGTCCCCGTGCCCAAGGGGAAGCGGAAGAAGTAG
- the MARS1 gene encoding methionine--tRNA ligase, cytoplasmic isoform X3 has product MRLRVAAGGPAALKVLAAAGAAGAPVRLVWDGLLERPLSPLSLPWMPTLELDSGTVLFSPNAICQFFFLARGEDPTDLTNQWLEWEATELQPAASAALYAQLVHGKKGLEAVDALGKLLAHIEQNLSRRGTAYLAGDTKSVADVVVWGTLFPVLRDETSLPSELQVLRTWFQSMTLLEACRKAADSILMPKALLEFKSYLQKQPPPCLATESATSNEPEPSPQEEEGSEHALTEEEITAAVDAWACGVAALPKLWQPQKPVLPVEGRRNVLITSALPYVNNVPHLGNIIGCVLSADTFARYCRLRNWNTLYVCGTDEYGTATETKAVEEGLTPQEICNKYNAIHADIYRWFNISFDYFGRTTTPYQTTIAQDIFQRLLTHGFLQQDTVEQLRCEDCQRFLADRFVEGTCPFCSYEEARGDQCDKCGKLINAVELKNPQCKLCRGIPVVKPTQHLFLDLPKLEERLAPWLEQSWATGDWTANARYITRSWIRDGLKPRCITRDLKWGTPVPLDGFRDKVFYVWFDAPIGYLSITANYTDQWERWWKNPQQVELYNFMAKDNVPFHSVIFPCSLLGADDNYTLVNHLIATEYLNYEDGKFSKSRGVGVFGDMAKDTGIPADIWRFYLLYLRPEGQDSAFSWSDLMLKNNSELLNNLGNFINRAGMFVCKFFGGTVPNMVLTPDDKRLLARVTLELRQYHQLLEKVRIRDALRCILSISRHGNQYIQVNEPWKRIKGDEKDRQRAGTVTGVAVNMASMLAVLLQPYMPGISLAIQRQLCIPPDCFVLSHNFTCTLPPGHRVGTVSPLFQKLENDQVEALRKRFGGGQAKQTPPASERPPAPVTLVAPGDPQLIQALTEEVAKQGNHVRQLKANKAEKAQVDMEVAKLLELKKQLALAEGKSPEVPVPKGKRKK; this is encoded by the exons ATGCGGCTGCgggtggcggcgggcggccctGCCGCGCTGAAGGTGCtggcggctgccggggccgccggcgCCCCGGTGCGGCTCGTCTGGGACGGCCTCTTAG AGCGGCCCCTCTCCCCGCTGAGCCTCCCGTGGATGCCCACCCTGGAGCTGGACAGCGGCACCGTCCTCTTCTCCCCCAACGCCATCTGCCA GTTCTTCTTCCTGGCCCGCGGGGAGGACCCTACCGACCTCACCAACCAGTGGCTGGAGTGGGAGGCCACTGAGCTGCAG CCGGCTGCCTCAGCTGCCCTGTATGCTCAGCTGGTGCATGGCAAGAAGGGGCTGGAGGCAGTGGACGCCCTGGGGAAGTTGCTGGCTCACATAGAGCAGAACTTATCCAGGAGAGGCACTGCCTACCTCGCTGGG GACACCAAGTCAGTGGCTGATGTGGTTGTGTGGGGTACCTTGTTCCCTGTCCTCCGGGATGAAACCAGCCTGCCAA GTGAGCTGCAGGTGCTGAGGACCTGGTTTCAGAGCATGACACTCTTAGAGGCCTGCAGGAAAGCTGCCGACTCCATTCTGATGCCCAAGGCACTGCTGGAGTTCAAGTCCTACTTGCAGAAGCAGCCTCCACCCTGCCTGGCCACAGAGAGCGCCACCAGTAACGAGCCTGAG CCTTCCCCGCAGGAGGAAGAAGGTTCTGAGCATGCCCTGACGGAGGAGGAAATCACAGCTGCTGTGGATGCCTGGGCCTGCGGTGTTGCAGCACTGCCCAAGCTCTGGCAGCCTCAGAAACCTGT GCTCCCCGTGGAGGGCAGGAGGAATGTCCTGATCACCAGCGCTTTGCCCTATGTGAACAATGTGCCCCACCTTGGCAACATCATTGGCTGTGTCCTCAGTGCCGACACCTTTGCCAG GTACTGCCGCCTGCGGAACTGGAACACGCTGTACGTGTGTGGCACAGACGAGTATGGCACAGCCACTGAGACCAAGGCAGTGGAAGAGGGGCTGACGCCCCAGGAGATCTGCAACAAGTACAACGCCATCCATGCTGACATCTACCGTTGGTTCAACATCTCCTTCGACTATTTTGGCCGCACCACCACACCGTACCAGACCAC GATTGCCCAGGACATTTTCCAGCGCCTGCTGACCCACGGTTTCCTGCAGCAAGACACTGTGGAGCAGCTGCGGTGTGAGGACTGCCAGCGGTTTCTGGCCGACCGCTTTGTGGAGGGCACCTGCCCCTTCTGCAGCTACGAGGAGGCCCGGGGGGACCAATGTGATAAATGTGGCAAACTCATCAATGCTGTGGAGCTGAAG AATCCGCAGTGCAAGCTCTGCAGAGGCATCCCTGTGGTGAAACCCACCCAGCACCTCTTCCTGGACTTACCCAAG CTGGAGGAGCGGCTGGCACCCTGGCTGGAGCAGTCCTGGGCCACAGGGGACTGGACGGCCAACGCTCGCTACATCACTCGTTCCTGGATCCGAGATGGGCTCAAACCCCGCTGCATCACCCGTGACCTGAAGTGGGGCACACCTGTGCCCCTTGATGGCTTCCGTGACAAG GTTTTTTACGTGTGGTTTGATGCTCCCATTGGCTACTTGTCCATTACAGCCAACTACACCGACCAGTGGGAGAGGTGGTGGAAGAACCCACAGCAG GTTGAGCTCTACAACTTCATGGCCAAGGACAACGTCCCATTCCACAGCGTCATATTCCCCTGCTCGCTCCTGGGCGCTGACGACAACTACACCCTGGTGAACCACCTCATTGCTACAG agTACCTGAACTATGAGGATGGAAAGTTTTCCAAGAGCCGGGGTGTAGGAGTGTTTGGGGACATGGCCAAGGACACGGGCATCCCTGCGGACATCTGGCGCTTCTACCTGCTGTACCTGCGGCCCGAAGGGCAGGACAGCGCCTTCTCCTGGAGCGACCTCATGCTCAAGAACAACTCAGAGCTGCTGAACAACCTGGGCAACTTCATCAACAG AGCTGGCATGTTCGTGTGCAAGTTCTTTGGTGGCACTGTCCCCAACATGGTCCTGACACCAGATGACAAGCGGCTCTTGGCCCGTGTCACCCTGGAGCTGCGCCAGTACCACCAGCTGCTGGAGAAAGTCCG CATCCGCGATGCCCTGAGATGTATCCTTAGCATCTCTCGCCATGGCAATCAGTACATCCAGGTGAACGAGCCCTGGAAGCGGATCAAGGGGGATGAAAAGGACAG GCAGCGTGCAGGCACGGTGACCGGTGTGGCAGTGAACATGGCTTCCATGCTGGCTGTCCTGTTACAGCCCTACATGCCCGGTATCAGCTTGGCCATCCAGAGGCAGCTCTGCATCCCCCCAGACTGCTTCGTCCTAAGCCACAACTTCACCTGCACCCTGCCCCCCGGGCATCGCGTGGGCACC GTGAGTCCCCTTTTCCAGAAGCTGGAGAATGACCAGGTTGAAGCCCTGCGCAAGCGCTTCGGGGGAGGGCAG GCCAAACAGACCCCTCCAGCCTCAGAACGCCCTCCAGCCCCAGTGACCCTCGTGGCTCCAGGTGACCCCCAGCTGATCCAGGCACTGACAGAGGAGGTGGCCAAGCAG ggcaaCCATGTGCGGCAGctgaaggccaacaaggcagagaAGGCCCAGGTCGATATGGAGGTGGCCAAGCTGCTGGAGTTGAAGAAGCAGCTGGCACTAGCAGAGGGCAAAAGCCCTGAAGTCCCCGTGCCCAAGGGGAAGCGGAAGAAGTAG
- the MARS1 gene encoding methionine--tRNA ligase, cytoplasmic isoform X6: MRLRVAAGGPAALKVLAAAGAAGAPVRLVWDGLLERPLSPLSLPWMPTLELDSGTVLFSPNAICQFFFLARGEDPTDLTNQWLEWEATELQDTKSVADVVVWGTLFPVLRDETSLPSELQVLRTWFQSMTLLEACRKAADSILMPKALLEFKSYLQKQPPPCLATESATSNEPEPSPQEEEGSEHALTEEEITAAVDAWACGVAALPKLWQPQKPVLPVEGRRNVLITSALPYVNNVPHLGNIIGCVLSADTFARYCRLRNWNTLYVCGTDEYGTATETKAVEEGLTPQEICNKYNAIHADIYRWFNISFDYFGRTTTPYQTTIAQDIFQRLLTHGFLQQDTVEQLRCEDCQRFLADRFVEGTCPFCSYEEARGDQCDKCGKLINAVELKNPQCKLCRGIPVVKPTQHLFLDLPKLEERLAPWLEQSWATGDWTANARYITRSWIRDGLKPRCITRDLKWGTPVPLDGFRDKVFYVWFDAPIGYLSITANYTDQWERWWKNPQQVELYNFMAKDNVPFHSVIFPCSLLGADDNYTLVNHLIATEYLNYEDGKFSKSRGVGVFGDMAKDTGIPADIWRFYLLYLRPEGQDSAFSWSDLMLKNNSELLNNLGNFINRAGMFVCKFFGGTVPNMVLTPDDKRLLARVTLELRQYHQLLEKVRIRDALRCILSISRHGNQYIQVNEPWKRIKGDEKDRQRAGTVTGVAVNMASMLAVLLQPYMPGISLAIQRQLCIPPDCFVLSHNFTCTLPPGHRVGTVSPLFQKLENDQVEALRKRFGGGQPEDLAVEPQAKQTPPASERPPAPVTLVAPGDPQLIQALTEEVAKQGNHVRQLKANKAEKAQVDMEVAKLLELKKQLALAEGKSPEVPVPKGKRKK; this comes from the exons ATGCGGCTGCgggtggcggcgggcggccctGCCGCGCTGAAGGTGCtggcggctgccggggccgccggcgCCCCGGTGCGGCTCGTCTGGGACGGCCTCTTAG AGCGGCCCCTCTCCCCGCTGAGCCTCCCGTGGATGCCCACCCTGGAGCTGGACAGCGGCACCGTCCTCTTCTCCCCCAACGCCATCTGCCA GTTCTTCTTCCTGGCCCGCGGGGAGGACCCTACCGACCTCACCAACCAGTGGCTGGAGTGGGAGGCCACTGAGCTGCAG GACACCAAGTCAGTGGCTGATGTGGTTGTGTGGGGTACCTTGTTCCCTGTCCTCCGGGATGAAACCAGCCTGCCAA GTGAGCTGCAGGTGCTGAGGACCTGGTTTCAGAGCATGACACTCTTAGAGGCCTGCAGGAAAGCTGCCGACTCCATTCTGATGCCCAAGGCACTGCTGGAGTTCAAGTCCTACTTGCAGAAGCAGCCTCCACCCTGCCTGGCCACAGAGAGCGCCACCAGTAACGAGCCTGAG CCTTCCCCGCAGGAGGAAGAAGGTTCTGAGCATGCCCTGACGGAGGAGGAAATCACAGCTGCTGTGGATGCCTGGGCCTGCGGTGTTGCAGCACTGCCCAAGCTCTGGCAGCCTCAGAAACCTGT GCTCCCCGTGGAGGGCAGGAGGAATGTCCTGATCACCAGCGCTTTGCCCTATGTGAACAATGTGCCCCACCTTGGCAACATCATTGGCTGTGTCCTCAGTGCCGACACCTTTGCCAG GTACTGCCGCCTGCGGAACTGGAACACGCTGTACGTGTGTGGCACAGACGAGTATGGCACAGCCACTGAGACCAAGGCAGTGGAAGAGGGGCTGACGCCCCAGGAGATCTGCAACAAGTACAACGCCATCCATGCTGACATCTACCGTTGGTTCAACATCTCCTTCGACTATTTTGGCCGCACCACCACACCGTACCAGACCAC GATTGCCCAGGACATTTTCCAGCGCCTGCTGACCCACGGTTTCCTGCAGCAAGACACTGTGGAGCAGCTGCGGTGTGAGGACTGCCAGCGGTTTCTGGCCGACCGCTTTGTGGAGGGCACCTGCCCCTTCTGCAGCTACGAGGAGGCCCGGGGGGACCAATGTGATAAATGTGGCAAACTCATCAATGCTGTGGAGCTGAAG AATCCGCAGTGCAAGCTCTGCAGAGGCATCCCTGTGGTGAAACCCACCCAGCACCTCTTCCTGGACTTACCCAAG CTGGAGGAGCGGCTGGCACCCTGGCTGGAGCAGTCCTGGGCCACAGGGGACTGGACGGCCAACGCTCGCTACATCACTCGTTCCTGGATCCGAGATGGGCTCAAACCCCGCTGCATCACCCGTGACCTGAAGTGGGGCACACCTGTGCCCCTTGATGGCTTCCGTGACAAG GTTTTTTACGTGTGGTTTGATGCTCCCATTGGCTACTTGTCCATTACAGCCAACTACACCGACCAGTGGGAGAGGTGGTGGAAGAACCCACAGCAG GTTGAGCTCTACAACTTCATGGCCAAGGACAACGTCCCATTCCACAGCGTCATATTCCCCTGCTCGCTCCTGGGCGCTGACGACAACTACACCCTGGTGAACCACCTCATTGCTACAG agTACCTGAACTATGAGGATGGAAAGTTTTCCAAGAGCCGGGGTGTAGGAGTGTTTGGGGACATGGCCAAGGACACGGGCATCCCTGCGGACATCTGGCGCTTCTACCTGCTGTACCTGCGGCCCGAAGGGCAGGACAGCGCCTTCTCCTGGAGCGACCTCATGCTCAAGAACAACTCAGAGCTGCTGAACAACCTGGGCAACTTCATCAACAG AGCTGGCATGTTCGTGTGCAAGTTCTTTGGTGGCACTGTCCCCAACATGGTCCTGACACCAGATGACAAGCGGCTCTTGGCCCGTGTCACCCTGGAGCTGCGCCAGTACCACCAGCTGCTGGAGAAAGTCCG CATCCGCGATGCCCTGAGATGTATCCTTAGCATCTCTCGCCATGGCAATCAGTACATCCAGGTGAACGAGCCCTGGAAGCGGATCAAGGGGGATGAAAAGGACAG GCAGCGTGCAGGCACGGTGACCGGTGTGGCAGTGAACATGGCTTCCATGCTGGCTGTCCTGTTACAGCCCTACATGCCCGGTATCAGCTTGGCCATCCAGAGGCAGCTCTGCATCCCCCCAGACTGCTTCGTCCTAAGCCACAACTTCACCTGCACCCTGCCCCCCGGGCATCGCGTGGGCACC GTGAGTCCCCTTTTCCAGAAGCTGGAGAATGACCAGGTTGAAGCCCTGCGCAAGCGCTTCGGGGGAGGGCAG cctGAAGACCTTGCTGTAGAGCCCCAG GCCAAACAGACCCCTCCAGCCTCAGAACGCCCTCCAGCCCCAGTGACCCTCGTGGCTCCAGGTGACCCCCAGCTGATCCAGGCACTGACAGAGGAGGTGGCCAAGCAG ggcaaCCATGTGCGGCAGctgaaggccaacaaggcagagaAGGCCCAGGTCGATATGGAGGTGGCCAAGCTGCTGGAGTTGAAGAAGCAGCTGGCACTAGCAGAGGGCAAAAGCCCTGAAGTCCCCGTGCCCAAGGGGAAGCGGAAGAAGTAG